One genomic segment of Pseudomonas chlororaphis subsp. aurantiaca includes these proteins:
- the mhpT gene encoding 3-(3-hydroxy-phenyl)propionate transporter MhpT: MDTPSRRTTLTIALCFIVALIEGFDLQAAGTAAAGLRQSFALDPRMLGWVFSAGIVGLLPGAFFGGWIADRIGRKKILIGAVLLFGLFSLATAYVASLSGLLLARFMTGLGLGAALPNLIALCAEAAGEQRRGTAISIMYAGVPLGGALAALVAMLFTDHWQATFIVGGLAPLLVVPLMLLLLPESSAFRQQQGNPGLTRISTGQALFGEGRARTTLALWLSYFFTLTVMYMLLNWLPSLLLEQGFSKPQAGLVQMLFNLGGALGSLLGGLLLDRCNGIKVVLFVYAGLLAALAGVGLSAGLLPMACAGFAAGLFVMAAQLVLYALAPPSYPTLVRATGVGAAVAIGRLGSVAGPLAAGQILAAGAGTSGVLLATSPGLVIAALSIISVIARPASRVEPGLAAANPAAPKP; this comes from the coding sequence ATGGACACTCCATCGCGTCGCACGACGCTGACCATCGCCCTGTGTTTTATCGTTGCCCTGATCGAAGGCTTCGACCTGCAAGCCGCCGGCACCGCCGCCGCGGGCCTGCGCCAGAGCTTCGCCCTGGACCCGAGAATGCTGGGCTGGGTGTTCAGCGCCGGGATCGTCGGCCTGCTGCCCGGCGCCTTCTTCGGCGGCTGGATCGCCGATCGCATCGGCCGCAAGAAAATCCTCATCGGCGCCGTGCTGCTGTTCGGCCTGTTCTCCCTCGCCACCGCCTATGTCGCCAGCCTCTCGGGCCTGCTGCTGGCGCGCTTCATGACCGGCCTGGGCCTGGGCGCCGCCCTGCCCAACCTGATCGCCCTGTGCGCCGAGGCCGCGGGCGAGCAACGCCGTGGCACCGCCATCAGCATCATGTACGCCGGGGTACCCCTGGGTGGCGCCCTGGCGGCGCTGGTGGCCATGCTGTTCACCGATCATTGGCAGGCGACCTTTATCGTCGGCGGCCTGGCGCCGCTACTGGTGGTGCCGCTGATGCTCCTGCTGCTGCCCGAGTCCAGCGCCTTTCGCCAGCAACAAGGCAACCCCGGCCTGACCCGCATCTCCACCGGCCAGGCGCTGTTCGGCGAAGGCCGGGCGCGCACCACCCTGGCCTTGTGGCTGAGCTATTTCTTCACCCTGACGGTGATGTACATGCTGCTCAACTGGCTGCCGTCGTTGCTGCTGGAACAAGGCTTCAGCAAACCCCAGGCCGGGCTGGTGCAGATGCTGTTCAACCTCGGCGGCGCCCTCGGTTCGCTGCTCGGCGGCCTGCTGCTGGATCGCTGCAACGGCATCAAGGTGGTGCTGTTCGTCTACGCCGGGCTGCTCGCGGCGCTGGCCGGGGTCGGCCTGTCGGCGGGCCTGCTGCCCATGGCCTGCGCCGGGTTCGCCGCGGGGCTGTTCGTGATGGCCGCGCAACTGGTGCTGTACGCCCTGGCCCCACCCTCGTACCCGACCCTGGTGCGCGCCACCGGCGTCGGTGCCGCGGTAGCCATCGGCCGCCTGGGATCGGTGGCCGGCCCCCTGGCCGCCGGGCAGATCCTCGCGGCCGGCGCCGGCACCAGCGGGGTCTTGCTGGCGACCTCGCCGGGCCTGGTGATTGCCGCCTTGAGCATCATCAGCGTGATCGCCCGCCCGGCGTCGCGGGTCGAACCCGGGTTGGCTGCGGCGAACCCGGCCGCACCCAAACCCTGA
- a CDS encoding OprD family porin, giving the protein MPNLSRNALAAPLALPVRLCCLALSGLGVVAAPAQAAGFIDDSHGTLTLRNYYLDRDYKDDGAKTAAREWAQGAILNLESGFTPGTVGFGMDARGLLGIKLDSAPDRSGTELLPVSASDKRAADEYSRLAMTAKLRLAQTSVKTGDVSIFLPFAFASPSRLLPQTFRGTTLSSKDIDGLTFNTGYIDRINKRDSTDYQALSIASPNRRFNGAVTSSHMAYLGGDYQVDPDLSLRAYHAEVADLYQQDTLALLHNFKLGDGVLSSDLRSFFSREDGSAKAGKVDNRNLSALFAYRWGGHRLSLGYMHASGDTATPYLSGTELMGMSELTMSSDFLNARERTWQAIYDYDFAAAGLPGLKSRLRYVRGDHIELAALNAEDRKEREFQMELGYVIQSGPLKNLGLLARKSIYRNDFPAGAAFRDENQTRFLVLYTLPIW; this is encoded by the coding sequence ATGCCGAACCTCTCACGCAACGCCCTCGCGGCGCCGCTGGCCCTACCTGTTCGCCTGTGCTGCCTGGCCCTCTCGGGGCTGGGCGTGGTGGCCGCTCCGGCGCAGGCCGCGGGCTTTATCGACGACAGCCACGGCACCCTGACCCTGCGCAATTACTACCTCGACCGCGACTACAAGGACGACGGCGCGAAAACCGCGGCCCGGGAATGGGCCCAGGGGGCGATCCTGAACCTGGAGTCGGGCTTTACCCCGGGGACCGTCGGCTTCGGCATGGATGCCCGCGGGCTGCTGGGGATCAAGCTCGACTCGGCGCCGGACCGCAGCGGCACCGAACTGCTGCCGGTGTCGGCCAGCGACAAGCGCGCGGCGGACGAGTATTCGCGCCTGGCGATGACCGCCAAGCTGCGCCTGGCCCAGACCAGCGTGAAGACCGGCGATGTGTCGATCTTCCTGCCGTTCGCCTTTGCCAGCCCGTCGCGGCTGCTGCCGCAGACCTTTCGCGGCACCACCCTCAGCTCCAAGGACATCGACGGCCTGACCTTTAACACCGGCTATATCGATCGCATCAACAAGCGCGACTCCACCGACTACCAGGCGCTGAGCATCGCTTCGCCGAACCGGCGCTTCAACGGCGCGGTCACTTCGTCGCACATGGCTTACCTGGGGGGCGATTACCAGGTCGATCCGGACCTCAGCCTGCGCGCCTACCACGCCGAAGTGGCGGACCTCTACCAGCAGGACACCCTGGCCCTGCTGCATAACTTCAAGCTCGGGGACGGGGTGCTGAGCAGCGACCTGCGCAGTTTCTTCAGCCGCGAAGACGGCAGCGCCAAGGCCGGCAAGGTGGACAACCGCAATCTTTCGGCGCTGTTCGCCTATCGCTGGGGCGGGCATCGATTGAGCCTGGGCTACATGCACGCCAGCGGCGATACGGCGACGCCATATCTGTCGGGCACCGAGTTGATGGGCATGAGCGAACTGACCATGAGTTCCGATTTTCTCAATGCCCGGGAACGCACCTGGCAGGCCATCTACGACTACGATTTCGCCGCCGCCGGGCTGCCCGGGCTGAAGAGCCGCCTGCGCTACGTGCGCGGCGACCATATCGAACTGGCGGCGCTGAATGCCGAGGATCGCAAGGAGCGGGAGTTCCAGATGGAACTGGGGTACGTGATCCAGAGCGGGCCGCTGAAGAACCTCGGGCTGCTGGCGCGCAAGTCGATCTACCGCAACGATTTTCCCGCCGGCGCGGCGTTCCGCGATGAAAACCAGACCCGCTTCCTGGTGCTCTACACGCTGCCGATCTGGTAA
- a CDS encoding MarR family winged helix-turn-helix transcriptional regulator has product MAKSSNKIATAAEAPVADSETQAPLDSALDDLIGYAMRRAQLKLFQNLIGRLSSHDLRPAQFSALAIIEQHPGLMQADLARALAIEPPQVVPLLNKLEERALAVRVRCKPDKRSYGIFLSKTGETLLKELKLIAAESDQDATASLDDREREELLRLLKKVYQQ; this is encoded by the coding sequence ATGGCCAAGTCTTCCAACAAGATAGCCACCGCCGCCGAGGCTCCCGTCGCCGACAGCGAAACCCAGGCGCCCCTGGACTCTGCCCTGGACGACCTGATCGGTTACGCCATGCGCCGGGCGCAGCTGAAACTGTTCCAGAACCTGATTGGCCGCCTGTCGAGCCACGACCTGCGGCCGGCGCAGTTCTCGGCCCTGGCGATCATCGAGCAACATCCCGGGCTGATGCAGGCCGACCTGGCCCGGGCGCTGGCCATCGAGCCGCCGCAGGTGGTGCCGTTGCTGAACAAGCTGGAAGAACGGGCGCTGGCGGTGCGGGTGCGCTGCAAACCGGACAAGCGCTCCTACGGGATCTTTCTCAGCAAGACCGGCGAGACCCTGCTCAAGGAACTGAAGCTGATCGCCGCCGAGAGCGACCAGGACGCCACCGCCTCCCTCGACGACCGGGAACGCGAAGAACTGCTCAGGCTGCTGAAAAAGGTCTATCAACAGTAA
- a CDS encoding p-hydroxycinnamoyl CoA hydratase/lyase, whose protein sequence is MSNYEGRWTTVKVEIEEGIAWVILNRPEKRNAMSPTLNREMVEVLETLEQDPAAGVLVLTGAGEAWTAGMDLKEYFREVDAGPEILQEKIRREASQWQWKLLRMYAKPTIAMVNGWCFGGGFSPLVACDLAICADEATFGLSEINWGIPPGNLVSKAMADTVGHRHSLYYIMTGKTFGGQKAAEMGLVNESVPLAQLRETTVGLARNLLEKNPVVLRAAKHGFKRCRELTWEQNEDYLYAKLDQSRLLDTEGGREQGMKQFLDDKSIKPGLQAYKR, encoded by the coding sequence ATGAGCAACTACGAAGGTCGCTGGACAACCGTCAAGGTCGAGATCGAAGAGGGGATCGCCTGGGTCATCCTCAACCGTCCGGAAAAACGCAACGCCATGAGCCCGACCCTGAACCGCGAGATGGTCGAGGTGCTGGAGACGCTGGAGCAGGATCCGGCCGCCGGTGTGCTGGTGCTGACCGGCGCGGGCGAGGCATGGACCGCGGGCATGGACCTCAAGGAATACTTTCGCGAAGTGGATGCCGGCCCGGAAATCCTCCAGGAAAAAATCCGCCGCGAGGCCTCGCAATGGCAATGGAAGCTGCTGCGCATGTACGCCAAGCCGACCATCGCCATGGTCAACGGCTGGTGCTTCGGCGGCGGCTTCAGCCCATTGGTGGCCTGCGACCTGGCGATCTGCGCCGATGAAGCGACCTTCGGCCTCTCGGAAATCAACTGGGGTATCCCGCCGGGCAACCTGGTGAGCAAGGCCATGGCCGACACCGTGGGCCATCGCCACTCGCTGTACTACATCATGACCGGCAAGACCTTCGGCGGGCAGAAAGCCGCCGAGATGGGCCTGGTCAACGAGAGCGTGCCGCTTGCGCAACTGCGCGAAACCACCGTCGGGCTGGCGCGCAACCTGCTGGAGAAGAACCCGGTGGTGCTGCGGGCCGCCAAGCATGGCTTCAAGCGCTGCCGCGAGCTGACCTGGGAGCAGAACGAGGATTACCTGTACGCCAAGCTCGACCAGTCGCGCCTGCTGGACACCGAAGGCGGCCGCGAGCAGGGCATGAAGCAGTTCCTTGACGACAAGAGCATAAAACCCGGCCTGCAGGCTTACAAACGCTGA
- a CDS encoding aldehyde dehydrogenase: MLDVPLLIGGQSCPARDGRTFERRNPVTGAVVSRVAAATLEDADAAVAAAQAAFPAWAALAPNERRSRLLRAAGQLQARSAEFIAATGETGAMANWYGFNVQLAANILREAASMTTQINGEVIPSDVPGSFAMALRQPCGVVLGIAPWNAPVILATRAIAIPLACGNTVVLKASELSPAVHRLIGQVLQEAGLGDGVVNVISNAPEDAPAIVERLIANPAVRRVNFTGSTRVGRIVGELSARHLKPALLELGGKAPLLVLEDADLDAAVQAAAFGAYFNQGQICMSTERLIVDARVAEDFVARLAAKIASLPAGNPEAADSVLGSLVDASAGTRIKGLIDDALGKGATLVAGGQLAGSILQPTLLDGVTDAMRLYREESFGPVAVVLRGEGDEALLRLANDSEFGLSAAIFSRDTGRALALAQRLESGICHINGPTVHDEAQMPFGGVKASGYGSFGGKAAIEQFTQLRWITLQNGPRHYPI, translated from the coding sequence ATGCTGGACGTGCCCCTGCTGATCGGCGGCCAGTCGTGCCCCGCCCGCGACGGTCGAACCTTCGAACGGCGTAACCCGGTGACCGGCGCAGTCGTCTCGCGCGTCGCCGCCGCCACCCTGGAAGACGCGGACGCCGCGGTGGCCGCGGCCCAGGCGGCATTCCCGGCCTGGGCGGCGCTGGCGCCCAATGAACGGCGCAGCCGCCTGCTGCGCGCGGCCGGGCAATTGCAGGCCCGTAGCGCGGAGTTCATCGCCGCGACCGGCGAGACCGGGGCCATGGCCAACTGGTACGGCTTCAATGTGCAGCTGGCGGCGAATATCCTGCGCGAAGCCGCCTCCATGACCACCCAGATCAATGGCGAGGTCATCCCCTCCGATGTTCCCGGCAGCTTCGCCATGGCCCTGCGCCAGCCGTGCGGCGTGGTGCTGGGCATCGCGCCGTGGAACGCCCCGGTGATCCTCGCCACCCGCGCCATCGCCATACCGCTGGCCTGCGGCAACACCGTGGTGCTCAAGGCGTCCGAGCTGAGCCCGGCGGTGCATCGGCTGATCGGCCAGGTGTTGCAGGAGGCCGGCCTCGGTGACGGGGTGGTCAACGTCATCAGCAACGCCCCCGAGGATGCCCCGGCCATTGTCGAGCGGTTGATCGCCAATCCGGCGGTGCGCCGGGTCAACTTCACCGGCTCGACCCGGGTCGGGCGCATCGTCGGCGAGCTCTCGGCGCGGCACCTCAAGCCGGCCCTGCTGGAGCTGGGCGGCAAGGCGCCGCTGCTGGTGCTGGAGGATGCCGACCTGGATGCCGCGGTGCAGGCCGCGGCCTTCGGCGCCTACTTCAACCAGGGGCAGATCTGCATGTCCACCGAGCGCCTGATCGTCGATGCGCGGGTGGCCGAGGACTTTGTCGCCAGGCTGGCGGCGAAGATCGCCAGCTTGCCGGCGGGCAACCCGGAGGCCGCGGATTCGGTGCTTGGTTCGCTGGTGGACGCCAGTGCCGGCACGCGCATCAAGGGGCTGATCGATGATGCCCTGGGCAAGGGCGCGACCCTGGTCGCCGGTGGCCAATTGGCCGGCAGCATTCTGCAGCCGACCTTGCTCGACGGCGTCACCGACGCCATGCGCCTGTACCGCGAAGAGTCCTTCGGGCCGGTGGCGGTGGTGCTGCGCGGCGAGGGCGACGAAGCACTGCTGCGGCTGGCCAACGACTCCGAGTTCGGCCTGTCGGCGGCGATCTTCAGCCGCGACACCGGGCGCGCCCTGGCCCTGGCGCAACGGCTCGAATCGGGCATCTGCCATATCAATGGCCCGACCGTGCACGACGAGGCGCAGATGCCGTTTGGCGGGGTCAAGGCCAGCGGCTACGGCAGTTTTGGCGGCAAGGCGGCCATCGAGCAGTTCACCCAGTTGCGCTGGATTACCCTGCAGAACGGTCCACGGCACTACCCGATCTGA
- a CDS encoding feruloyl-CoA synthase, giving the protein MNSEFRSPAPNAADAPPYRQVAIAHPAVEVSEEQGILQMRSLEPLAELPTRLLDRLVHWAWVRPQQTFVAARQDGGDWRRVSYAEMLASVRAIAQSLLGYGLSAEKPLVLLSGNDIEHLQLALGAMYAGIPYCPVSPAYSLLSQDFAKLRHVCDLMQPGLVFVSDGAAFQRAIDAVLPGDTPLIVVRGTVAGRPQRDFSSLLQHPGDAEAEAAFAATGPDSIAKFLFTSGSTKLPKAVVTTQRMLCANQQMLLQTFPVFGEEPPVLVDWLPWNHTFGGSHNLGIVLYNGGTFYLDDGKPTAQGFAETLRNLKEIAPTAYLTVPKGWEELVNALEQDGELRERFFSRIKLFFFAAAGLSQRVWDRLDQVAEAHCGERIRMMAGLGMTEASPSCTFTTGPLSMAGYIGLPAPGCEVRLVPVDGKLEGRFRGPHIMPGYWRAPQQTAEAFDEQGFYCSGDALKLVDAADPQLGLMFDGRIAEDFKLGSGVFVSVGPLRNRAVLEGSPYVQDLVVTAPDRECLGALVFPRLYECRRLAGLPANASDAEVLASAPVRRWFGDWLQRLNREASGNASRLEWIALLDEPASIDRGEITDKGSINQRAVLQWRAAKVEALYRGEEPSILRAEPGL; this is encoded by the coding sequence GTGAATTCCGAATTCAGATCGCCAGCGCCGAACGCGGCCGACGCGCCGCCTTATCGCCAGGTGGCCATTGCCCATCCCGCGGTCGAGGTCAGCGAAGAGCAGGGCATCCTGCAGATGCGTTCCCTGGAGCCCCTGGCCGAGCTGCCGACGCGCTTGCTGGACCGCCTGGTGCATTGGGCCTGGGTGCGCCCGCAGCAGACCTTTGTCGCCGCGCGCCAGGACGGCGGCGACTGGCGCCGGGTGAGCTACGCCGAGATGCTGGCCAGCGTGCGGGCCATCGCCCAGAGCCTGCTGGGGTATGGCCTGTCGGCCGAGAAGCCGCTGGTGCTGCTTTCCGGCAACGATATCGAGCACCTGCAACTGGCCCTGGGGGCGATGTACGCCGGCATTCCCTATTGCCCGGTGTCGCCGGCCTATTCGCTGTTGTCCCAGGATTTCGCCAAGCTGCGGCATGTCTGCGACCTGATGCAACCCGGGCTGGTGTTCGTCAGCGATGGCGCGGCCTTCCAGCGGGCGATCGATGCCGTGCTGCCGGGCGACACGCCGCTGATCGTGGTGCGTGGCACCGTGGCGGGCCGGCCGCAGCGCGATTTTTCCAGCCTGTTGCAACACCCCGGCGACGCCGAAGCCGAAGCGGCGTTCGCCGCCACCGGTCCGGACAGCATCGCCAAGTTTCTCTTCACCTCGGGTTCGACCAAGCTGCCCAAGGCGGTGGTCACCACCCAGCGCATGCTCTGCGCCAACCAGCAGATGCTGCTGCAGACCTTCCCGGTGTTCGGCGAGGAACCCCCGGTGCTGGTGGACTGGTTGCCGTGGAACCACACCTTCGGCGGCAGCCACAACCTCGGTATCGTGCTCTACAACGGCGGCACCTTTTACCTGGACGATGGCAAGCCGACGGCCCAGGGTTTTGCCGAAACCCTGCGCAACCTCAAGGAAATCGCCCCCACCGCCTACCTGACGGTGCCCAAGGGCTGGGAAGAACTGGTCAACGCCCTGGAGCAGGACGGCGAGTTGCGCGAGCGCTTCTTCTCGCGCATCAAGCTGTTCTTTTTCGCCGCGGCCGGCCTGTCCCAGAGGGTCTGGGACCGCCTCGACCAAGTGGCCGAAGCCCATTGCGGCGAACGCATCCGCATGATGGCCGGGCTCGGCATGACCGAGGCGTCGCCGTCCTGCACCTTCACCACCGGGCCCTTGTCCATGGCTGGCTATATCGGCCTGCCAGCCCCGGGTTGCGAGGTGCGCCTGGTGCCGGTAGACGGCAAGCTGGAAGGGCGTTTTCGCGGGCCGCACATCATGCCGGGCTACTGGCGCGCGCCGCAGCAGACCGCCGAAGCCTTCGACGAGCAGGGTTTCTACTGCTCCGGCGATGCGCTGAAACTGGTCGACGCCGCCGATCCGCAACTGGGCCTGATGTTCGACGGGCGCATCGCCGAGGACTTCAAACTCGGCTCCGGGGTGTTCGTCAGCGTCGGTCCGTTGCGCAATCGCGCGGTGCTCGAAGGCTCGCCCTATGTGCAGGACCTGGTGGTGACCGCGCCGGACCGCGAATGCCTGGGGGCGCTGGTGTTTCCGCGGCTGTACGAATGCCGGCGGCTGGCCGGCTTGCCCGCGAATGCCAGCGATGCCGAGGTGCTGGCCAGCGCGCCGGTGCGGCGTTGGTTCGGCGATTGGCTGCAACGGCTCAACCGCGAGGCCAGCGGCAACGCCAGCCGCCTGGAGTGGATCGCGCTGCTCGACGAACCGGCCTCCATCGACCGTGGGGAAATCACCGACAAGGGCTCGATCAACCAGCGCGCGGTGTTGCAGTGGCGGGCGGCCAAGGTCGAGGCGCTGTATCGCGGCGAGGAGCCATCGATCCTGCGCGCTGAGCCTGGCCTGTGA
- a CDS encoding GlxA family transcriptional regulator codes for MAVERRDFSGGMKGKNLRYLEELRLAPAAHTRAGFLLLEHFSLPAFTQALDTIITANLLRPALFSTKTFGLQDGEVTSDLGLVIRPDARLSAPALKDLDLLVICGGYRTELKADPELISLLKTAAELGITLAGLWNGAWFLGVSGLLEGYRCAIHPEHRPALTEISKVAHVTSEAFVVDRDRLTASSPAGAFHMALEWIKGLYGKALVEGIEDILSFEESRYRRIKPTLHVSLSAPLREVVKLMDANLEEPLQMEQLAEYAGRSRRQIERLFKEQLGTTPQRYYLELRITEARRLLQHTELSQVEVLVACGFVSPSHFSKCYSSYFGYRPSKEKRLVK; via the coding sequence ATGGCGGTTGAACGACGGGATTTCAGTGGCGGCATGAAGGGCAAGAACCTGAGGTATCTGGAGGAGCTGCGGCTGGCGCCCGCGGCCCACACTCGGGCAGGTTTCCTGCTGCTCGAACACTTCTCGTTGCCGGCCTTCACCCAGGCCCTGGATACCATCATCACCGCCAACCTGCTGCGTCCCGCCTTGTTCTCGACCAAGACCTTTGGCTTGCAGGACGGCGAAGTCACCAGCGATCTCGGGCTGGTGATCCGCCCCGATGCGCGCCTGAGCGCTCCAGCGCTCAAGGATCTCGACCTGCTGGTGATCTGTGGCGGCTACCGCACGGAGCTCAAGGCCGATCCCGAGCTGATCAGCCTGCTCAAGACCGCCGCCGAGCTGGGCATCACCCTGGCCGGGCTGTGGAACGGGGCCTGGTTCCTGGGCGTCTCGGGGTTGCTGGAGGGTTACCGCTGCGCGATCCATCCGGAACACCGCCCGGCGCTGACGGAGATTTCCAAGGTCGCCCATGTCACCAGCGAGGCCTTTGTGGTAGACCGCGACCGGCTCACCGCCTCCAGTCCCGCCGGGGCCTTCCATATGGCCCTGGAGTGGATCAAGGGGCTGTATGGCAAGGCGCTGGTCGAGGGCATCGAGGACATTCTGTCGTTCGAGGAGTCCCGCTACCGGCGCATCAAGCCGACCCTGCATGTCTCGCTGAGCGCGCCCTTGCGCGAGGTGGTCAAGCTGATGGACGCCAACCTGGAAGAGCCGCTGCAAATGGAGCAACTGGCAGAGTATGCCGGGCGTTCCCGGCGGCAGATCGAGCGCCTGTTCAAGGAGCAGCTGGGCACCACGCCACAACGCTATTACCTGGAATTGCGCATCACCGAGGCGCGCCGGTTGCTGCAACACACCGAGCTGTCCCAGGTCGAGGTGCTGGTGGCCTGCGGCTTCGTGTCGCCGAGCCATTTCAGCAAGTGCTACAGCTCGTATTTCGGCTACCGGCCCTCGAAAGAAAAGCGCCTGGTGAAATGA
- a CDS encoding DUF4265 domain-containing protein has protein sequence MNDKEATVLIQVYVTDDDGPFFEELPARKIDQDTYELLSSPGIALNLARGDIVSIKDREAPAVVLKRGGNFCVQIYSDAIPQEEIARLENAVVCELGGTLDGVFEGNLSLAIPARNGMEKINNFFNRFRDRTEIQWYYCNIYKNLDDDEDETLLYWWLEN, from the coding sequence ATGAACGATAAAGAAGCAACCGTCCTGATTCAAGTTTATGTAACAGATGATGACGGCCCTTTTTTTGAAGAGCTGCCTGCTCGCAAGATCGATCAGGATACTTACGAGTTGCTCTCCTCTCCGGGTATCGCGCTGAACCTGGCACGAGGAGATATTGTTTCAATCAAAGACAGAGAAGCACCTGCCGTTGTCTTGAAACGAGGCGGAAACTTTTGCGTCCAGATCTATTCGGACGCTATTCCTCAAGAAGAAATAGCCCGGCTGGAAAACGCTGTGGTTTGTGAGCTGGGTGGAACACTGGATGGTGTATTTGAGGGAAACCTGTCATTGGCGATTCCCGCGCGCAATGGAATGGAGAAGATCAACAACTTCTTTAACAGGTTTCGAGATAGGACAGAGATTCAGTGGTACTACTGCAATATCTATAAAAACCTGGATGATGACGAGGATGAGACACTTTTATATTGGTGGCTCGAAAACTGA
- a CDS encoding c-type cytochrome yields MKVLFIASLGILALVQTPLSFADNANGKTLYSQRCAVCHGADIKGTGPLANKSNPPTPDLTTSTFKKRLNDYPGVIVSSIILRPNGDLIPRTLQENGVKIPPHAWSIKDLRDLHQYMTGVISKNR; encoded by the coding sequence GTGAAAGTACTATTCATCGCTTCGCTAGGAATTCTAGCGCTCGTTCAAACACCCCTGTCCTTCGCGGACAATGCCAATGGGAAAACACTCTACTCACAGAGATGTGCCGTGTGCCACGGAGCCGATATCAAGGGAACCGGCCCCTTGGCCAATAAAAGCAACCCGCCAACACCCGACCTTACAACATCCACTTTCAAGAAACGGCTCAATGATTATCCGGGCGTTATTGTGTCATCGATCATACTTCGTCCAAATGGAGACCTGATTCCAAGAACCTTGCAAGAGAACGGTGTAAAGATACCGCCGCACGCTTGGAGCATTAAGGATCTGCGCGACCTGCATCAATACATGACGGGTGTTATTTCAAAAAATCGATGA
- a CDS encoding immunity protein Imm33 domain-containing protein, translated as MIDPQEIEDIESLESQLLGKGISINDMVRHYAKLLLELVQNGKLKNISDEKLQEMAGYLKQAIVPGTLESNESLRQESFLKLWPMEKTYRESDPACSALARSVICCFGNESDWLRDNSGEETPLFYFYLYLKNLDPDAAQAFFKYFQKLCPPQTLARSRSKYSEALPNMQKDICEKYGLPVLPPDEMVAIAIATLGQSPIYGTRISLPEGGNVSWFIHCGEHSSADDFYQAAHTEHLREMLPQVMNYLCLPAGARFIIDNEGYEDVWMEADSE; from the coding sequence ATGATCGACCCTCAAGAAATCGAAGACATTGAGTCTCTTGAATCACAATTGCTTGGCAAGGGAATTTCAATTAATGACATGGTGCGCCACTATGCAAAACTCCTGCTTGAACTTGTCCAGAATGGAAAACTAAAAAACATCTCTGACGAAAAACTTCAAGAGATGGCTGGCTATTTGAAACAGGCCATTGTCCCTGGAACACTGGAGTCCAATGAGAGCCTGAGGCAAGAATCCTTTCTCAAGCTATGGCCCATGGAAAAAACATATCGCGAGTCGGACCCGGCGTGCTCCGCCCTGGCTCGCAGTGTCATTTGCTGTTTTGGCAATGAAAGCGATTGGCTACGCGATAACTCGGGTGAAGAAACTCCGCTATTTTATTTTTATCTTTATTTGAAGAACCTGGACCCGGACGCGGCGCAAGCGTTTTTCAAGTACTTTCAAAAGTTATGTCCCCCTCAAACGCTTGCTCGTTCCAGATCGAAGTATTCCGAGGCATTGCCTAACATGCAGAAAGATATCTGTGAAAAATACGGACTACCTGTACTGCCTCCAGACGAGATGGTCGCCATTGCGATTGCCACGCTGGGCCAGTCACCTATTTATGGCACACGAATTTCGCTGCCGGAGGGCGGTAATGTCAGTTGGTTTATTCACTGTGGAGAACATTCGAGCGCTGATGATTTTTATCAAGCGGCTCACACTGAGCATCTAAGGGAAATGCTGCCACAGGTGATGAATTACCTCTGCCTACCCGCTGGCGCCAGGTTCATTATCGACAACGAAGGCTACGAAGATGTTTGGATGGAAGCTGACAGCGAGTGA